A stretch of the candidate division KSB1 bacterium genome encodes the following:
- a CDS encoding glycoside hydrolase family 127 protein, with product WYGPFVPPAEGGLQKYDLWAFMLMNKVLVQYHEITGDERALGAVVRCLKTMHQHLTTYPLYNWGRFRWFENLIPIYYAYRHTGEAWLLELARLHHQQGFDYPTLYRQEDVTVPTPRRGLWKWTKHVVNTAMAVKAAALWWQLSGDPAARRFPFEMLAMLDRYHGQVTGVFSGDECLAGKNPLQGTELCAVVELMYSLEHLLAVFGEPEVADRLEKVAFNALPATFSPDMWAHQYDQQVNQVQCTVNQEHLWTTNGPESNIYGLEPNFGCCTANMHQGWPKFAAHLWMRTPDGGLAAVAYAPSAVTLDLHGATVTVALETDYPFREELTFNVETSETVRFPLWLRIPAWAEGAHVDVKGDGRPRLRPGTFVKIEREWRGSTRFTLTLPMKPRVQRRYNDAVAIERGPLVYALKIGEEWRQVNQDKPHREKPHADWEVYPTSPWNYALRIDPAEPQRYVTFEERPVGTPPFSPEGAGMIARIKGRLLPNWKLQHGWAGETPPSPVQSDQPLEELTLIPYGCTNIRITEFPQLVE from the coding sequence TGGTATGGACCCTTTGTTCCGCCTGCCGAGGGGGGACTGCAAAAGTACGACCTCTGGGCATTCATGCTCATGAACAAGGTTTTGGTCCAGTACCACGAGATTACCGGGGATGAACGTGCCTTGGGGGCAGTAGTCCGCTGTCTGAAGACAATGCACCAGCACCTGACCACCTACCCCCTCTACAACTGGGGGCGCTTCCGCTGGTTCGAAAACCTCATCCCCATCTACTACGCCTATCGACACACAGGGGAGGCCTGGCTCCTGGAGCTTGCCCGCCTGCATCACCAGCAGGGGTTTGACTACCCGACTTTGTATCGGCAAGAGGATGTGACAGTGCCCACGCCGCGCCGTGGCCTGTGGAAATGGACCAAACACGTGGTGAACACCGCCATGGCCGTCAAGGCCGCGGCCCTCTGGTGGCAGCTGAGCGGAGACCCTGCAGCACGTCGTTTCCCCTTTGAGATGCTCGCCATGTTGGACCGCTACCATGGCCAGGTCACCGGCGTCTTCTCCGGCGATGAATGCCTCGCAGGGAAGAACCCCTTGCAGGGCACCGAGCTCTGCGCGGTGGTGGAGCTGATGTACTCGTTGGAGCACCTACTAGCCGTTTTCGGGGAACCAGAAGTGGCCGACCGTTTGGAAAAGGTGGCCTTCAACGCGCTGCCAGCTACTTTTTCGCCCGACATGTGGGCCCACCAATACGACCAGCAGGTCAATCAAGTGCAGTGCACCGTCAATCAGGAACATTTGTGGACTACCAATGGCCCGGAATCGAACATCTACGGCCTTGAGCCCAACTTTGGCTGTTGCACGGCAAACATGCACCAGGGCTGGCCAAAGTTCGCCGCCCATCTCTGGATGCGTACCCCAGACGGTGGACTTGCTGCAGTCGCCTACGCGCCCAGCGCTGTGACGCTTGACCTTCACGGCGCCACGGTCACCGTTGCCCTGGAAACCGACTACCCATTCCGCGAAGAGCTCACTTTCAACGTGGAAACTTCCGAGACGGTGCGCTTCCCACTCTGGCTGCGCATCCCAGCGTGGGCAGAGGGGGCCCATGTGGACGTCAAAGGTGACGGCAGACCGAGGCTCCGGCCGGGCACCTTTGTCAAGATCGAGCGCGAGTGGCGCGGCTCCACCCGCTTCACCTTGACGCTCCCCATGAAGCCGCGGGTGCAGCGCCGCTACAACGATGCCGTAGCCATTGAGCGCGGGCCTTTGGTCTATGCGCTCAAGATAGGTGAGGAATGGCGCCAGGTCAATCAGGATAAACCTCACCGCGAAAAGCCCCACGCGGACTGGGAGGTCTACCCAACCAGCCCCTGGAACTATGCCCTCCGCATAGACCCCGCGGAGCCGCAAAGGTATGTCACCTTCGAGGAACGGCCAGTGGGTACCCCACCCTTCTCGCCGGAAGGGGCCGGCATGATCGCCAGGATCAAGGGCAGGCTTCTTCCCAATTGGAAGTTGCAGCATGGATGGGCCGGAGAAACACCGCCCAGCCCGGTACAATCGGACCAGCCCCTTGAGGAACTCACCCTGATTCCCTACGGCTGCACCAATATTCGCATCACCGAGTTTCCGCAGCTGGTGGAGTAA